The following nucleotide sequence is from Aspergillus luchuensis IFO 4308 DNA, chromosome 1, nearly complete sequence.
TCGTTGGAATCTTTGTAAGATGCAGGCCAGATCTGATAAACGGAGCATTCTTTCCACCAGGCGCGGTGAATCTGGGAGGCGGATTTGGCCATTATGCTGGTTGTTTAGGTGGTGTTTGGTGTGTTCGGAACGTTGGTGAGAGAAGGAGCTGTCGTGTCCTTATCAGGAGCTCGAGAGGTCAGAGGGGCACAGGAAATTGGCTGATCTGCCCCTCGATTGATGGGCACCGCGGGGCAGTCGCTGCTTCATCTCATTCATCGACGCTCGTGCGGAGAAATTCTCGGTGGGTTCGCCATCCACCGGTCGCACATTGTCTGCCACTCACACCCCACGATGTGGTGGACCAGCTTTTGGGATGGTTGAGAGGACCGTTACGTGGAAGGTTCAAGACACCCACTTCCGTTGTACCTGGGATGGGAGGTGATGTTCTGAGACACTCTGGCTCATTAGAAGGTCTCCGCACCAGCTCCGGCTCcgctcatcaccaccatccgaGGTACTCTACATAGTGATTGATCGCAATATTCTCACAGGTTCCCCCATCATACTGCTAAATTGTACATATATTTAACATTGGTTGAGAAAAGCGTTCCATGATAATAGCAACCGTGAAAGTCTGGCGTATGAGTATTGTTGCCTCGAAAATCCCAACCACGGGTATCCCGGGGAAGGCTTGCTAGCAACAGCTCCAAATTTCACAGGTTTGAGGGATCTGTGGGTGGTATAGCTTGGGTTTGCAGTTAGTGCTCCATATACTCACAGCGGCCAAAGCTACGATTAGCCAAGACGACTCTGCTCTTCGGAACCAATAACATAGTCCCAAGTCAGCTATGCAGATATGCAAATGTAAGAATCCTGGCCATGCTGGGCGGGGTCGGTGGGCAAGCTTGGTGGGAAAGACACATATCTGGATTCATTGAAGTCTCGAAATGCAGTCTGTTTCGGCTGCGGCGCTGTCGAACAGTTGCTTTGAGGTATAGAAAGTAATAGCTTTAATCATGAACATCCAAAACATACTCACGTGGCCAGTGGTCTAAAGCGTTACCCGGCGAATCGGGCGTGACACCATAACTGGAATGGTAACGTATTGGAATACTTTAGGGGGAATCTTAGGAGGTTTATGTAAATCAATTGAAGACTAAGATAACCTCCTCGGCTTTATTCAGCTCGTCACACTGCATTGGCTAGCACCATAGCCATCGTGGCATCAACTAGTGATGAAACGCATAGTATCGATCGAATAAGAATgaggaaatatatatactgtatacCATCGTACATCGgtcgccatcgtcatcctACTATTCGTGTCAAACAGCCCAGGGCTACAGTTGCCCATAAAACCTATCCTTGTGTCGTTGTACATATCTTCGTCAGTCATCTTGAAGAGAAAAGCAGTCGAATCAAGACCCTCTATTTAAGCCAGTCTCGTCTTTTAGTAAAGTCTATCAGCCACAGCTAGTAACGTAGCTTAGTGCAACCGCAGAGCGCCATCGCGATCTTCGACATTGTCCAGAGCGTCGGTGATACGCGACCCGTCTCCCTCATAGAGGAAGGAGTCGTAAGTGGCAGCACCGACGATACAACCGACAATAGGAGCGAAAATAGGCACAACGAAATAATAGTTGGCCGCGGTAAAGACTTCTCTGCCATAGATGAAAGCAGAGAACAGTCTAGGACCGAAATCTCTCGCGGGGTTGATAGCCTGTAGAATTAGCTTAGGTTCATTAATAGAAACCGATAATCGAAAGAACCTACATAGCCAGTCTGCCAGCCGAGCGCAGCTCCAATAGCGGTAAGCAGGAAGAACACTGTCACCTGAGGCGAATGGAATCTGATCGCATTGACCGGATCCGAGATGCTCAGAATACCAAACATCAAGACTGCAGACCCGAGCAACTCCGAGAATGCGGCCTCCCAATTCGACTCGAAGAATGCAGCAGGATAAGTCGAAAAGATACCAGCGGAGTGGTGTCCACGGGGACTCAGGATTGAGCCGCCAGGAATGGTGAACTCAGGGTCCCAGTCTTTGATGGCGGAGCGGTAGTTGATATACACAATGGCGGCACCGACAAAGCCACCAAGGAACTGAGCAAAGAGTTTGCCGGGAAGTTTACGCCATTGTCCGGGAGTGGGACGGACGAGAGCCATGCAGATAGTCACAGCTGGGTTGATAGTTGGACCGGGGTCGGAAAGGTAGCCTGAGATGCAGACAGCTGCGGCCCAGGCAATGTTGATCGAGAGCCAAGTGCCGTACTGGTAGTCGGAAAGGAGACACTGAGCGACGACGCCATCGCCGATGACGATCAGGAGAGCTGTTCCGAGAAACTCAGCGACATATGGTTTGAGAGCTTTTCGGGAGAGGCCAGTGTTGAGAAACATGGCTATGAGGATGTTCGCCTTCCGAACGTGTGAACTAGGGGGAATTGTAGGAGTACCGTGGTAGAGATGGACTGTTTTGGAGGTTTGTTGACGGAGAAAACAGTTGGGACCAGAGGATGCCCCGAGAGCGGCACGTCATAGCTCGCCCGCCCTCACCGCCAGTGCTGTGGATTCCTCAGATAGGAAGGCGCGTTGGAGATAATTGTTGGcccttctgcctcaggtgtcAGTTATGGCCCCATTAATAGATTGGTGTGGACTGAATGCTGGCGATAAGGATGCTGATTCGTCTACTGCAGTTCCACAAAAGTACTAAAAGCGCCATTTAATTATTCCCTTCATGTCCAATTTGATCGTACACAGGCTAGTAGACTAAAACTGAGAAATTCACAGACAGAATTTTGGCGAACGCACAAGATAGACAAGTCGCATCCCATAAATGCACCAGGGAAGATTCATACTATTTGGCCTTCCTGGCTTTCTCCGGGTCGGCCAACATTCCTCGATTCCACCTTGGATCATCCGATTCTTGCACCGGCGCCCACCCAAGCTGGATCTGCATCATCGGTCTTATCAGCTACTGCCCCACAGCGGCATACCACCGACAATGACCAGCAACATACCTGCATCACCTTTTGGTCCCAATCCTTCGTGAAGCTTTTGATCTTGCCATCTTGAACCTCAAAGATAGCAGCAGCGCTCCATCTCGCTTTCCGAGGTGGATCCGATCTCTCAATTCCTTTATACGGCTTCCCGGCATGCGATCCTTCAGCCGTATATCGCAGTAGCACATGTCCATCCTTTGCCCACGCCTGGTCATATCGAACTATATGCAGATCATTGACCGACGCCATGACATGGGCGTGCGATTCTGCGTAGTCCATCGGCGTGGAACATCCAGGAAAAGTAGAGGGACTCCAAAACCAGCTGTCCGGGGTGCACAGGTGGCGAACGGACTCGGCACCTCTATTCTGGGTTGGCGAGTAGGCAATTGACATGTATTCTTTTGCGATATTGAGATTGGCCTACATATGGTCATTTAAATTGTTAGGAGTGACACATAGGGGACTGTTACTGAATAGTATACgtgcctcttcttctggtgtTTGGGTTGCCGAGATGACGGTCGGTGGTTGGCCCCCTGTCGCAGACATGATTGTTGTTGAGTATCTGGCACAATGCTAAGCCCTCACTACAGAATGTTGTTCGTTGCAAATGTGATTGATAGGGTAGAGTGAATGGCTGACGGATGGAGCACAAACCTATCTATATAGTTACTGATTTATATTGTCGTCTCTTCAGTCATCATGACGTTGTGCTACCTCGTCTAACTCGGTTCTGGTCCGTGGCATATCCGATATCCTGACAGGTGAAACTCAATGTTATTTGGTATACTTATGTAAACAGACCTTCCATTAGTTAGACAGAATAGTACCACTGGGACAAGATGGTTGCTGAAAAGCTACACACATGCTGTCCTACCCCCACCCGTATGACTGCAGAATCAAAGTGAGTCCTAACTTCTAAAAATACATTGAATCGTTGCTGGggtatatcttattttaaacgATGGCTTCAAAGCACTAGTTTTACGCCGGAGTAGCGAGGTGGATGCGAATACCCATGCCGTTCAGGAGTGAATTCGCATCATTGTTAAGATAACCAATGACAAGCAGGTACACGATGGCCGCCGGCTTATAGTAACTATAAAGGTAATCTTCTTTATGCTTCCGGTTATATACTACAATACCGCGACACATACTGGCAACCCACAGGCGGCTACCCCGACGGCAAGAGCAGGGCCCTGTATACTACGAATCGAACCTGCGCGATTGGCTTCGTCAACAAGCGGGGTAAGCTTCATTAGGCGTCCCAACCCCGAATCATCTAGCTGTAATTGGTGTAACCTACCCCACTCCCATACCAAGCCATGCTATGGTCgatcaaaaaataaatcatGCAGTGATAGCTGGATCTCCAATGGATGAGCCAGTTGGGGAAGCGAGGGGCAGCCTAGTATGCCGAGCTATCCGTCCACGATTTAAAGGTCAACGGTCACCATGGTTGTCTAACACAGCATACTTGCAAAGTGTGGTACTCGGTCAAGCTGCAGAGGCTTcatggaagatgttgtaCCTGGTACTCGCTTTCTCCGTTCCGGTCTACCTTATAGCCCTCACATGCTACAATCTCtttttccatcctctccgcaGCTTCCCCGGACCACCACTTGCAAAAGTCTCCAAACTATGGAGCAGGATTGGGAATCGGACTGGCCGAAAGTCTGACCGAATTCACGAAGCTCATCTCAAGTATGGACCGGTAGTGCGAATTGGGCCGAACGAGTTGTCGTTCGCTGAACCTGCCGCTGCACGAGCTATTTACACATCGTCTGCATTGGTCAAAGAGGAAACTTTCTACGTAAGACCTATGACACTATATATGCGATTTAAGAGGGGTTAATTGTTATATCCAGCGGGCCAAGACTGTGTTTCATGAGAACCATCTTTTCTCCACTCGGTAGGTCCGACAGCATGTGTGCAGGCCAAGTACTAAGCGAACCAAGGGATGTGCAGGCGCATCGGCAGCGACGGAAGCTTTTCGCGCGGGGATATTCGCAGGCAGCCATGCTAGAGTTCGAGCCCCATATCTCCAACAAAATCGATATGGTTCTCAAACAATGGAAGGCACGGTTAGCTGATGGTGCTATTGATGTTTACCCCTGGCTCCATTGGCTTGCCTTTGATGTGGTGTGTGAGTGCAGAATATCCTTGCTTTGGTTATCACACTTCACTGATGTAATGCGGCATAGACCACCTGATGTTCGATGAGGATCCAGGCCAAGTTACCTCGGGAAGAAGCCAT
It contains:
- a CDS encoding uncharacterized protein (InterPro:IPR032710) yields the protein MSATGGQPPTVISATQTPEEEANLNIAKEYMSIAYSPTQNRGAESVRHLCTPDSWFWSPSTFPGCSTPMDYAESHAHVMASVNDLHIVRYDQAWAKDGHVLLRYTAEGSHAGKPYKGIERSDPPRKARWSAAAIFEVQDGKIKSFTKDWDQKVMQVCCWSLSVVCRCGAVADKTDDADPAWVGAGARIG
- a CDS encoding uncharacterized protein (COG:G;~EggNog:ENOG410Q1FG;~InterPro:IPR023271,IPR000425;~PFAM:PF00230;~TransMembrane:5 (n19-29c34/35o44-63i95-113o157-177i189-210o236-256i);~go_component: GO:0016020 - membrane [Evidence IEA];~go_function: GO:0015267 - channel activity [Evidence IEA];~go_process: GO:0055085 - transmembrane transport [Evidence IEA]) yields the protein MFLNTGLSRKALKPYVAEFLGTALLIVIGDGVVAQCLLSDYQYGTWLSINIAWAAAVCISGYLSDPGPTINPAVTICMALVRPTPGQWRKLPGKLFAQFLGGFVGAAIVYINYRSAIKDWDPEFTIPGGSILSPRGHHSAGIFSTYPAAFFESNWEAAFSELLGSAVLMFGILSISDPVNAIRFHSPQVTVFFLLTAIGAALGWQTGYAINPARDFGPRLFSAFIYGREVFTAANYYFVVPIFAPIVGCIVGAATYDSFLYEGDGSRITDALDNVEDRDGALRLH